The proteins below come from a single Candidatus Zixiibacteriota bacterium genomic window:
- the purF gene encoding amidophosphoribosyltransferase translates to MLENVIHDQCGVFGIYGSDRAAELTYLGLYALQHRGQESAGIVTSDGEHIHLYKGMGEVSEVFSDPEIIQRLPGGKAIGHTRYSTTGASSLVNIQPFIITNRSRNLAIAHNGNLTNSLEMRQKLDARGSIFQTTSDTEIILHLVATSKRETRIERIRDALSKVRGAFSLAMLTDNSLIAARDPLGFRPLALGKFGDAWAIASETCAFDIIGAEYVRDIEPGEVLEISERGLESTFVRRRKSHAACIFEYVYFARPDSKVFGENVDKIRRRLGRRLAREHPVDADIVIGIPDSANTATLGFAEESGIRFEIGLIRNHYVGRSFIDPEQHIRDLDVKVKFNPVRGVLEGRRVVVVDDSIVRGTTSKKLVKMLRDAGAKEIHLRISSPPIISPCFFGIDMPTRKELIGANMTVEEIEKYLEVDSLRYLSLEGMLSMKSLPSIGFCDGCFSGKYPIAVPDINGKFRLGS, encoded by the coding sequence ATGCTTGAGAACGTTATTCACGATCAGTGCGGCGTATTCGGCATCTATGGAAGCGACCGGGCCGCCGAACTTACCTACCTGGGTTTGTACGCCCTTCAGCATCGCGGACAGGAATCGGCCGGAATCGTCACCTCGGATGGCGAGCACATTCATCTTTACAAGGGGATGGGCGAGGTATCGGAGGTCTTTTCCGACCCGGAGATCATTCAGCGACTGCCCGGCGGCAAAGCCATAGGTCATACCCGATACAGCACCACCGGGGCGTCCTCGCTGGTGAATATCCAGCCGTTCATTATCACCAATCGATCGCGGAACCTGGCGATCGCGCACAACGGCAACCTCACGAACTCGCTGGAGATGCGTCAGAAGCTGGACGCTCGCGGCTCGATTTTCCAGACGACATCGGACACCGAGATCATCCTGCACCTGGTGGCGACGTCCAAGCGGGAGACGCGGATTGAACGTATCCGTGACGCCCTGAGCAAGGTACGGGGCGCGTTTTCACTGGCGATGCTGACGGACAACTCGCTTATCGCCGCCCGCGATCCGCTCGGTTTTCGACCGCTGGCGCTGGGGAAATTCGGCGACGCCTGGGCAATCGCGTCTGAAACCTGCGCGTTTGATATCATCGGCGCCGAGTACGTCCGCGATATCGAGCCGGGCGAGGTTCTGGAAATCTCCGAGCGGGGGCTTGAATCGACATTCGTGCGCCGGCGGAAAAGCCACGCGGCGTGCATATTCGAATACGTCTACTTCGCCCGTCCGGACTCGAAGGTGTTCGGGGAGAATGTCGACAAGATAAGGCGTCGGCTCGGCCGCCGCCTTGCCCGCGAGCATCCGGTCGACGCCGACATCGTGATCGGTATCCCGGACTCGGCCAATACGGCGACGCTCGGTTTTGCGGAGGAGTCGGGAATCCGTTTCGAGATCGGCCTGATCCGCAATCACTACGTGGGCCGCTCGTTTATCGACCCCGAACAGCACATCCGCGATCTCGACGTGAAAGTGAAATTCAACCCGGTGCGGGGCGTCCTCGAGGGCCGGCGGGTAGTCGTGGTCGACGATTCGATCGTGCGCGGGACTACCTCGAAAAAACTGGTGAAAATGCTTCGCGACGCCGGGGCCAAAGAAATACACCTGCGCATCTCCTCTCCCCCGATCATCTCGCCGTGCTTTTTCGGGATCGACATGCCGACCCGCAAAGAGCTGATCGGGGCGAATATGACGGTCGAGGAGATCGAGAAGTATCTCGAAGTCGACTCCCTGCGGTATCTGTCGCTCGAAGGTATGCTGTCGATGAAGTCGCTGCCATCGATTGGATTCTGCGACGGATGCTTCTCCGGCAAGTACCCCATTGCCGTGCCGGACATCAACGGCAAATTCCGGCTGGGATCCTGA
- a CDS encoding histidine kinase dimerization/phospho-acceptor domain-containing protein produces the protein MDNTEFNKYEILQSLARAGADGEDVAASAQTALARVAGLIGLSAAAMYLWDSDMTVTLQVVHAESDGHKNRLAELEADLFLGLRQKRRLLSAYLSFAGEPTVHTFTMPLRHRSRVFGAVIGLQEGKRTVIAEDLFLEALAASIALNALASDLTGGQAGSPEQIEAERLGAIIETAVTVNHEINNPLTAILGNIQLLLMKKDNLDEETTRKLRVVEQSALKIRDVTQRLLRITHARSVEYVEGTNMLQLPDDESETKSGS, from the coding sequence ATGGACAACACAGAATTCAACAAGTATGAGATTCTGCAGTCGCTGGCCCGGGCCGGCGCCGACGGGGAGGATGTTGCCGCCTCCGCCCAGACCGCCCTTGCCCGGGTTGCCGGGCTGATCGGTTTGAGCGCCGCCGCCATGTACCTCTGGGATTCGGACATGACGGTTACGCTGCAGGTGGTCCACGCGGAATCCGACGGACACAAGAACCGCCTCGCCGAGCTGGAAGCCGACCTGTTTCTGGGCCTTCGCCAGAAACGGCGCCTGCTGTCCGCGTACCTCTCGTTCGCGGGAGAACCGACTGTCCATACGTTTACGATGCCGCTTCGCCATCGCTCCAGGGTTTTCGGCGCCGTGATCGGTCTGCAGGAAGGAAAACGTACGGTGATTGCCGAGGACCTGTTCCTCGAGGCCCTGGCGGCGTCCATCGCGCTTAATGCGCTGGCGTCGGATCTGACCGGCGGGCAGGCAGGATCGCCCGAGCAAATCGAGGCCGAGCGGCTCGGCGCGATTATTGAAACGGCGGTAACGGTCAACCACGAAATCAACAATCCCCTCACCGCGATACTCGGCAACATTCAGCTTCTGCTGATGAAGAAGGATAATCTGGACGAAGAAACGACGCGTAAACTCCGGGTAGTCGAGCAGTCGGCGCTGAAGATTCGCGATGTCACGCAGCGGCTCCTGCGGATAACCCACGCCCGAAGCGTCGAGTATGTCGAGGGCACCAATATGCTTCAGTTGCCCGACGACGAATCCGAAACGAAATCCGGTTCCTGA
- a CDS encoding alpha/beta fold hydrolase, with product MRSCCLAAVLWSVISPVLVAQPQPTGNPVSITTPDSLGLHAEWFESLSPEPAGLLVLLPMRGQTLDSYRSFINRVREYFEADTTRPSIPLPHMLAVDLRGHGASRTRVKDTLDFRSMGRAEYAMMPSDVASLIAHVYAEHGDRLDTTRLIVVGASIGANTALLLTGLLPRVTHVVALSPGSDYHGLRPADAFRNFKGEVLFVSSRGDTYSFETCQMLATSKNTGWLVKGYPGSQHGTDLLYADERVIPDVLTWLFAVRMSAATEDSLKAQEPDFVSDSSSGN from the coding sequence ATGCGCTCATGTTGTCTCGCAGCAGTACTCTGGTCAGTGATATCGCCGGTCCTCGTGGCACAGCCTCAACCGACAGGCAATCCTGTCAGCATCACGACGCCGGACTCTCTCGGATTGCACGCGGAGTGGTTTGAGTCGCTGTCGCCGGAACCCGCCGGGCTGCTCGTGCTGCTGCCGATGCGCGGACAAACGCTCGACAGCTACCGAAGCTTCATTAACCGGGTCCGTGAATATTTCGAAGCCGACACCACCCGGCCGTCGATACCTCTCCCTCACATGCTGGCGGTCGATCTGCGCGGGCATGGCGCTTCTCGGACGCGCGTCAAGGATACGCTGGATTTTCGTTCGATGGGGCGGGCCGAGTATGCGATGATGCCGTCCGACGTGGCATCGCTGATCGCCCACGTATACGCCGAACACGGAGATCGACTCGACACGACTCGTCTCATAGTTGTCGGCGCGTCGATCGGCGCCAACACCGCGCTTCTTTTGACGGGACTTCTCCCCCGTGTCACGCACGTCGTCGCTCTGTCCCCCGGGTCGGACTATCACGGTCTTCGCCCGGCCGACGCGTTTCGGAATTTCAAGGGCGAGGTGCTGTTTGTGTCGAGTCGCGGCGACACCTACTCATTCGAGACCTGCCAGATGCTGGCAACGAGCAAGAATACCGGCTGGCTGGTCAAAGGCTACCCGGGCTCACAGCACGGCACCGACCTGCTGTACGCCGATGAGCGCGTCATCCCCGATGTATTGACGTGGTTGTTTGCCGTGAGAATGTCTGCGGCGACCGAAGACAGCCTGAAGGCTCAGGAACCGGATTTCGTTTCGGATTCGTCGTCGGGCAACTGA
- a CDS encoding FAD-binding oxidoreductase, with translation MRQTADAVVIGGGIIGMATAFYLAREKFGHIVLLEKERFFGSGSTSKAAGGIRAQFTTRVNIEMSMLSEKIFADFEAETGRPALFDQVGYMFLLSRDEDIKLFKDAYDLQRSLGLKAELLEPGEIGRYAPHVRIDDIKLATFCHEDGLGDPAEFLSGYEHGARRNGVELEIEADVTGIDTHNGRVAKVRTKKGDIATPLVINAAGAWSGVVAKMVGADLRVQPYPRQCVTTAELDFMEPYFPMVVDVASGLYCHKESKGILLGWADKNTKPTFDCSIQPEYTDAILERALDRIPQLETAEVANKWTGLYETTPDHRAVIGWEPSVGGMFHVTGFSGHGFMHAPAAGIVSMEIITGRKPSIDISDLSPERFAKGELIEEQNVI, from the coding sequence ATGAGACAGACAGCGGATGCCGTAGTGATCGGCGGTGGCATCATCGGGATGGCAACCGCATTCTACCTCGCGCGTGAGAAGTTTGGTCATATTGTCCTGCTGGAGAAGGAGCGCTTCTTCGGTTCCGGGTCGACGTCCAAGGCCGCCGGCGGCATCAGGGCGCAGTTCACCACGCGGGTGAATATCGAGATGTCGATGTTGTCCGAGAAGATTTTCGCGGACTTCGAGGCCGAAACCGGCCGACCGGCGCTGTTCGACCAGGTCGGCTACATGTTTCTGCTGTCCCGTGACGAGGATATCAAGTTGTTCAAAGACGCGTACGATCTGCAGCGCTCACTCGGCCTGAAGGCGGAATTGCTCGAGCCGGGTGAGATCGGTCGGTACGCGCCGCACGTACGTATCGACGATATCAAGCTCGCCACCTTCTGCCATGAAGACGGTCTCGGCGATCCCGCGGAGTTTTTGTCGGGGTACGAGCATGGCGCGCGCCGGAACGGCGTGGAGCTGGAGATCGAGGCCGACGTGACCGGGATCGATACGCACAACGGCCGGGTAGCGAAGGTCCGGACGAAAAAAGGCGACATCGCGACCCCGCTGGTCATCAACGCCGCCGGAGCCTGGTCGGGAGTTGTCGCGAAGATGGTGGGCGCCGATCTTCGGGTCCAGCCTTACCCACGGCAATGTGTCACCACCGCCGAACTCGATTTCATGGAACCCTATTTCCCGATGGTCGTCGACGTCGCCTCCGGCCTCTACTGCCACAAAGAGTCCAAGGGAATCCTGCTCGGCTGGGCCGACAAAAACACCAAGCCGACGTTTGACTGTTCCATTCAGCCGGAGTACACCGATGCGATTCTCGAGCGGGCGCTGGACCGCATTCCGCAGCTCGAGACCGCTGAAGTTGCCAACAAGTGGACCGGCCTGTACGAGACGACCCCGGACCACCGCGCCGTGATCGGCTGGGAACCCTCGGTCGGGGGCATGTTTCATGTCACCGGATTCTCCGGGCACGGCTTCATGCACGCGCCGGCCGCCGGTATCGTGAGCATGGAAATCATCACCGGCCGAAAGCCGTCGATTGACATTTCCGACCTCTCCCCCGAACGATTCGCCAAAGGGGAGCTGATCGAAGAACAAAACGTCATTTAG